From a region of the Vidua macroura isolate BioBank_ID:100142 chromosome 3, ASM2450914v1, whole genome shotgun sequence genome:
- the STX11 gene encoding syntaxin-11: protein MKDRLSELREFARLHNQQFSDSDDDENSPQDILLYETDYALEILHKDIQSIRTENDHLKADVNRLRKQNTRFLTSMRRLSSIKRDTNCIARDIKSRGESIHRKLQVMRDFCEDAITKYGAMSVIARVAKNHYVDLMHTFQDAMFDYNATEMNQRENCKIRIQRQLEIMGKEVSGHQIEEMIEQGKWDVFSENLLSDVKGARAALNEIETRHKELVKLEGRIKEVHELFLQVALLVEEQADTFDVIEINMQNVEDYVGDAKDQVKRALEYRRRHPLRTILCCCLSCCRR from the coding sequence ATGAAAGATCGTTTAAGTGAGCTGCGTGAATTTGCCAGGTTACACAACCAACAGTTTTCTGATAGCGATGATGATGAAAATTCACCCCAGGATATTCTCCTTTATGAGACTGATTATGCCTTGGAAATCCTTCATAAGGACATACAGAGCATCCGGACAGAAAATGACCACCTAAAAGCGGATGTCAACCGTCTCAGAAAGCAAAACACCCGCTTCCTTACTTCCATGCGCCGTCTTAGTAGCATCAAACGAGATACTAATTGTATTGCCAGAGACATTAAGAGCCGTGGAGAAAGCATCCACAGGAAACTGCAGGTAATGAGAGATTTCTGTGAAGATGCAATAACAAAATACGGAGCTATGTCTGTCATTGCGAGGGTGGCGAAGAACCACTATGTTGACCTCATGCACACATTTCAGGATGCTATGTTTGATTACAATGCAACAGAGATGAACCAGCGGGAGAACTGCAAGATTCGAATTCAGCGGCAGCTGGAGATCATGGGCAAAGAAGTTTCTGGCCACCAGATTGAGGAGATGATTGAGCAAGGCAAATGGGATGTCTTCTCCGAGAATCTCTTGTCGGATGTTAAGGGAGCTCGCGCAGCCTTGAATGAGATAGAGACGCGGCACAAGGAACTGGTGAAGTTAGAAGGTCGCATTAAGGAAGTTCACGAGCTCTTTCTGCAGGTGGCCCTCCTAGTGGAGGAACAGGCGGACACCTTTGATGTTATTGAGATAAATATGCAAAATGTTGAGGACTATGTAGGAGATGCTAAAGACCAAGTGAAAAGAGCTTTGGAATACAGGAGAAGACATCCCCTCAGAACAATACTCTGCTGCTGCTTATCATGTTGTAGAAGGTGA